In Bacteriovorax sp. PP10, the genomic window GAATGAAGGCGTGGATGCATCTAAAAAAAACATAAATCCATGCGGCCCAAAGCATTTTCGAATCCACGTGAAATGTAATCACTGAAAAAGCACACACCATATAAAACAAAACAGGCGCTTCAAAAAGATTAACAAAGTGACGGTCTGCCTGAAGCATAAGTCTGGGAGCATCTCCAGTATTGTAGGTTTTAAAGTACGTTATATTGATGTCTTTGTTTTTTACCGCAAGAACTCGCATAACAAACATCCTCATCATCACGATAACGGTCAAAATCATCATCGCCAGGCATGGGAAGTACATAAGGTTTTGGTTCATAAAATTACCTATTTAAAAGGGTTGTAGAGTCCAACTACCAATTTATAGAGGCAGATTTATTTAGACAAACAAAAAACGCTTTTATCTATCTTATTGAGAACACATTCTTTTCCCGAATAGCTTTATTCGGATCCGACTAGTGCCTTATGATGATTTAATCTTTTCAACGAGGGTAAGAACAAATGGATAAAATGGTAGACGCAAAGATGGATCAACTGAAAGCAGCTCTTAATCAGTCAGTAAGTATGATCGTCAATTCCTATGAAAACATGCCTTGGGACAATAAAGAATTTTACGCCAACTATATCGCCCAAACGTTTTACTACGTACGCCATTCAACTCGTATGCTTGCGACAAGTGCCGGTCGTCTATCCTATGAACAGCAACAAAATCTACACCTAAGATTTTTAAAGCATCTCGGTGAAGAAGCAGGTCATGAAAAATTAGCAATCAATGACCTTAAGGCCTTAGGTTATACTCTTAATGATTTTAAAGAACTCAATGCCACTCGCTGCTTTTATGAGCCTCAATATTTTAAAATTGAACACAAAGACCCACTAGCGATTATGGGTTACATTCTTTATCTTGAAGTACTGGCCCAAAATATTTGTCCGCCGTTATCAAAAAAACTTACCGCTCTTTACGGAAAGAAAACTGCAACCTTCTTGATTGTTCACGGTGAAGAGGATCCTCATCACGTTGAAGAAGCTCAGAAGATGTTGGCGACTCTTCCGCCTGAGGCCCTGGCCATTATTACTGAAAATCTTGAGCAGTCATCATTTGCTTTTAATCTAATGATGAAAGAAATCAGCGATTCAGTACAGCTTGCTAAATGGAAAAAGGCCGCTTAATTTAAAATTCTTTTGAGAGGACATTTTATGAGTAGTGAAAATGAAATCATCAATTTCGATGACATTGATGTGTATTTGCTAAATGGGATTAAAAGAAATAACCCGAAAGCGCTCCATGGAATTTACCAGCAAACTTTTCAGTGCTGGTACAATACCTGGAACCACTACTATCATGGTGAGTATGAAACCGATGTGAAATTAAGCTCCACAGAATTCACCAGACAAGATGAAATCCTGGCACTCTTTTACAAAGGTGAATGTTTTGCCACGACATTTTTTAAAGAAGTAAACTGGGACGATGAGACAGCACCACTCGACTCTTATTTCAATCCCTGGAATGAAGAAGTCATGGAAGGCCTGATCGCCAGAGGAAAAAACATTTTAATCTGCAGTCAGTTCACAGTGGCCCGCAATTTTAGAGACCGAAAAGTAGACATCCCATGGAAGTATATTTTATCCGGATTTAACATGAAGCGCTTTTTAGAAAGTGAAACTGATGCCATGACAGGAACCATGCGAGTGAGTAAAGGCATGGGAAGAATGTCAGTTGAGGCCGGTGGGACTCCTCTTGCTACCAATGTTCCATGTAAAGATCACGAAGGCGAACTCGTAGACATGATTGCTTTCTTTCAGAATGAAGTGCGAGTTGTTTATAAGAAAAATCCGTGGCATCCCAAATTTGATAAAGTCTGGGACAGGCTTAATGGGAAATTTAAATCTCAGTGGAAACTTGTGGCCTGATCATTCAGTGGGAAGGCCGGAAGGCTTACCAGAATGCGCGTACCGCTGGCATCAACGTGCTGCCCGGAAAATGCTTTTACCTGGCCACCAAAAATTTCTGCATAGTTTTTAACTAACGGCATACCAAAACCAGTTCCTCGTTCGCCATTCGTGCCAAGAGTGGTAAACGAAGACTCAAACTCAAAAAGGTTCGATAAGAACTTATCATTCATCCCCACTCCATAATCCTGTACATCGAAATGCACCTGATTTTTTTCTTCATAAGCTGTCACGACAACTTCTGAATTAGGGTAAGAGAATTTAAGAGCATTAGAAATAATGTTTGATGCTACCGAGTGGATAAATGTCACTTTATCGACATTGATCACCACATCGTTGGGAACTTTATTGATCAGAATCAATTTCACATTTTTATTTTCAAATCGATCGCCGAATAAATCTTTAATCTCAGCAAAACACTCTTCTATTGTGACAGGTGCAAGTTTAATGGCCGCCGTTTTAGCATACTCCATCTCTTTGACGTGTCTGGCGATTTCACTAATGGAATCAAGATTTTTCAATAAACGAACTGAAGCTTCCACCACTTTTGGATCTTCAGAGTGCGACAGTCTGCTCGATTGTAAAATTAAAACCTGAAGGGCATTTGAAATATCGTGAACAACCACGCGGAGTAATTTTTCTTTTTGAATTTTAGATGCCAGAAGCTCTGCTGTTCGCTCTCTTACTAAATGCTCCAGGCGCTCTGTCTTTTCTTTGTTCAATTCCTGGATCGCAAATACCGGCAAGATAATAGAGGCCGTAATATAATTTAAAAAGGCCGATCCGTATCCCACGACTTCCGTTCCCGGAGTCAGTCGATTGAAGGCGTAATGGAAGCAGCAAAATACTCCCAGACCAAACACCACACTTGCCATGAACTGCTGAACGAATGTGGCCTCGCCTTTTTTAATGACGAACGTTGTATAGATGGCCTCCATCAAAGGAAAAGCGGCCAGGAGACAAACGGGAAATGATAAAATAAAAAATGGCATTCCCAAAAAATAATTAGTGAGAGTCAGTGCAATGACTGCAAAAAAACTAATTGTATATTTTCTCAAATTTAACTTGAGCCCATACGAGCGCATAAGAAAATTTGCCATGATATAAATTGGAAAAAGATTCACGATGAAAACTAAACTAAGAGCTAACTTTCCAGCTGGAAAAGCACCTTCGATAAGAAAAACAACGAGCACGAGAATCCAGTACGTGGATAATTCACGAAAGATTTTTTCCTTCATTTTATAATGAAGAAACAGATAAGTTGCGAAGTTAATCAAAACAAACGCCGCAAAAAATCCAAATAAAAATAATAACTCTCTAGGCATACGATATTCATACCCCATTAAATGCATAAATTAAAGTATTTAGGCGAGAAGCGTAAAAAGAATATATTCCATAGCTTAACTCATTTTTTCTCAATAAAATCAATACGTTTAGAAACACCTAGCTAATTGCTTTTTGTTTGGCCTGAATTATCAACTTTAGTGGCTCCATGATTGCAATTTACCAATGAGAGTTTGAACGCTTTCTAATTAACAAGGAGATATATATGCAAACTAAAAATTTTGCTCTCATAGGTGGTTTAATAATGCTGATGATGGGGCTAATTTCCTTTGTCCCGGCGATGAATGTGACTGAAGGGTTACCCCCCTTGTACATTAACGCCAGCTACGGAATGTTTCTCGATTTATTCCCGATGAACGTTTTTAATAAGGTGGCATTGGTGGTTTTTGGTATTGGTGGTCTAATGGCCTACTTTACCACTAAGGATACTCTGCACTATTCAATCATGTTTTCAAAACTCGTCTTTTGGGTGATGGGTGCTCTGGCCATCTTAGGATTGTTCCCACAAACGAATACGCTTTTTGGTTACTGGCCATTATTTGGATTTGAAATTATCGCTCATGGAATTTTTGCCGTGATTGGTGGTTACTATGGATACATTGCCAATAAGGAAGACACATTTCATCTACCTCACAGAATGCATAAAATTTAATGTTTTTTTACAGCGAAGACAAAACTTCAAAACTTTTGTCTTCGCTTTATTTTAAATCAAGAATATAAAGTGGTCTAAAACGTTTCCCTTCCGGCATAAGAATTTTTTCAGTGACGCCATAAATTTTCTGAAAATCAGCATCATCTAAATATTGAATCAAAACTTTTTCATCCGTGTGAGGAGAAAGAAGCAATCGTTTGGCATGCAGTTTCTTATTTTCAATAAGTGCACTTACAATGGTTTTAATCGTCAGGCCTCCAACACCAGCAACCAGCATTGTTCCATGTACATCCATCTCTAACTCTTCGCCTGATAGCAGGTGAAGTGAGTATTTATGTTCAGGTTTAATCCGCCAGTATTGTTTTATTAGAGTTTCAAGTCGCTCCATAATATGCGGGACTTGATCAACGAAGTGGACTTCTGAAAACTGTGAAGTCTCGAGTGCTTTAATTCCTACGTAACCATGATCACAGCAGATATCCCATAATGGTTGGCCCTTGAGAGCATTATCAATAAAATGCTTCATACGTGCTGTTAATTTAGGATTAGGAAGTCTCATACTTTTGCTGTTTTTTAGTTATTGGACTTCATGTTTATCAATTTTAAGTCCAGTTGTCATCAAATTGCCCGACGTTCACAGTCAGAGATCGCCAAGTATATGTACAAAAATGATCGTAAACCTCTTTTAAACCTAAGGAAAGACGCCAATCACTCGATAATATTTACAAATATAATTACTAGGAAAGTGCATGAAAAAATCTCTCAATTTTCGTCTATTGGCATGGGCCGCTACAAGTATCTTTGTCGTTGCCATTTTTATCACTGGCTACAGTGCTTATGTTTTAAAAGATGAGCTATTTAAAAAAGCGACACTTGAATCAAAAAGGTACGCTGAAAATATTTCTGCAAGTATCAACAATAAAATTTCCCAGACTTTTGAAGTCACTAATTCACTGGGAAAATTCATGGCCCAGACTAAAGCAAAATCAAACCCAATGCATATGACCCGCGAAGAAGTCATTGAACTCATGAGAGAGAGATTTAAAGTTACTCCCATGATGTTTGGTCTATGGACAGGATGGGAACCCAATGCTTTTGATGGAAGAGATGATTTAGAAAAAGATAAGATCCCGTCTGATAAATCAGGGCGCTTTGTTCCTTACATTACAAGAAAGTCTGACGGAACATTTAACCTTGAACCACTTCTTGATTATGATAAAGAAGGTGCAGGAGATTATTATCTTCAACCTAAAAAGTTGCTTAAAGATACCGTCATCCCTCCTTACGCTTATCCAGTTAATGGTCAGACTATTCTGATGATGTCGTTAACCTCACCTATTATTGTTGATGGTATTTTTTATGGTGTGGCCGGATCAGATATCGATTTATCATTTTTTCAGGAACTCGCAGATACAAAAAATCTTCCAGCTGGATCTCGTATTCTTATCTTTGATAAACGCGGGACCATAGTTGCTTTCTCAGATGATAAAGCAAGGCTCTTAAAAAATATTTTTCAGGAAACAATTCCTGCTTACGATGCATTTACGATTGAGCGATTACAAAAAGCAGATGAAGATGTTCTTTTAAAAGACAATAATCTAAGTGTGCTTTCAAAAATTAAAATGCTTGATGAAGAATGGTTCGTTGAAATCAATATTCCCAAAGCTGCTATTACCGGGCCCATTTACAAACAAATCGTACTTCAGGCCATTATTGGTCTGGTGATTGCCCTTTTTGCACTGGTTATTGGTTACATTTTAATTAACAAAATCACAGGGCGAATTATTTCTCTGGCAGACCGCTTAAAGCAATCAGCTGAAGTCACTCGCGATGGAAGTAATACTGTTAAAGATGCCTCTTTTCAGGTTTCCAGTGCCACTCAAGAACAGGCCGCGGCCATTCAGGAAACGGCAACCACTCTTGACGAGATCAGTGCCATGGTCGCAAAAAGTGTCGACAATGCCCGAACATCAAGTGAGCTGGCCAACGATAGTTACATTATCGCCGAAGAAGGAAAAAATAGTGTTCTTCAGATGAGAAACTCAATGGAAGACATCCGTACGAATAATGAAAATGTTGTTTCACAAATTGAAAATAGTAACAAAGAAATTGAAGGCATCATCAATGTCATCCATAATATTTCTGAAAAAACAAAAGTCATTAATGATATTGTTTTTCAAACGAAACTCTTGTCGTTCAACGCTTCAGTAGAGGCAGCGCGCGCTGGTGAAAATGGAAAAGGGTTTGCCGTTGTTGCTGAAGAAATTGGTAATCTGGCCGCGATGAGTGGAAATTCTTCCAGAGAGATCAATGATCTACTTCAACAGTCAATTCAGAGTGTAGAAAATACGATCAGGCTGACTAAAGAAAAAGTTGAAGTCATGATTTCTGAAGGCCAGCATAAAGTAGATAATGGTGTGAGTGTAGCTGCAAAATGCGAGCAGATTTTAAACCAGATTGTAAAAAACGTTTCGAGCGTAAAACATGCAATGTCTGATGTTTCAACGGCAGCTGAAGAGCAGTCAAAAGGTGTTTCAAATATTTCAGATGCCATGAACATGCTGGATAAAACCACTCAAGACAATACAAAAACTGTTCACCAGACGGCCGAGCAGTCAGAAAAGCTTTTTAGAGAGGCCGACAACCTTTCTGAGATTATTTTTCAACTGGAAGAAGAAGTTTACGGAAAAAGATAGTTATATAAGAAACTCCAAAGTCGCGATCATTATCACGACTTTGGAGTTTTATTCAGTTACCAGACAACAGCGGCCTTTTCATCTACAACTAAATTATGCTCAGTAACCGCTACAACACAGTTGCTATCAATTTCTGCAGCATCCTCTTTTGAAATAATTGATTTTTTCTCAATCATCTTTGCAATTTTTGTATTCGGGCTATTTCTTGTAATTCTTTCTGCTCCGACTAATGTCTGTGCATCGACAATCACAGCACTTCCTAATTTTTTCTCATGGTAAGTATTAGATGACTTCAGTTTAAAGTGAAAATCTCTATGGTATAAACCAATCTGGCTTCCAATTGGCGGAAGAGTAAATTCATCTTTTTTAACCGTCGCTGTATTTCTCTCACTTCCAGGTTCTACTCTTACGTGATTTTCAACAATATTTCCTTTTTTAACTTGTCCATAATCTTTGCAGATTAGGAGCTGTCCATCGGGAAGAATTTCTGTAACGGCATGAAATGCGTTGGCATTAAAAGATAAGAACACAAAACTTAATAATAACATTTTCATAAAAACTCCTTATTTATTTTTTAAATTTAATTTCATAATAAAAGCACCATACAGCGAAGGAACAACAACCAGAGTCAGTAGCGTTGAAGATAAAATCCCACCGATAACAACACTTGCCAGTGGTCTTTGAACTTCTGCCCCGATACTACTTGAGAGCATCATTGGTAAAAATCCAAAGACGGCCACCATTGCAGTCATTAAAACCGGGCGAAGTCTAACCATCGCTCCTTGAATAAGAACCTCAACACCAGTTACTCCTTCCGAGCGAAGCTGATTAAAAAAATTCACTAGAACGACACCATTTAAAACAGCAATCCCTGATAAAGCGATAAACCCCACACCTGCAGAAATACTGAACGGAAGACCGTTAGCAATTAACCCGATGACACCACCAACCAGTGCCAATGGAGCACAAGAAAAGACCAGCAGAGTTTCTTTAACATTCTTGAAGGCCGCATAGATCATCATCAGCACTAGCAGTAAGGCCAGCGGAGTCAGAAGTAATAAACGAGACTTTGCAACTTTTAGGTTTTCAAAGTTTCCACCCCATTTAAAAAAGTATCCTTGAGGTAATTTGATTTTTTCATCGACTAAGGCCTTCGCTTCTTTAACAAAACTCTCCGTGTCTCTTCCTCTAAGGTTAACTAAAACAGCAGAGCGACGATTGGACTCTTCTCTCGTGATACTTCCATAAGTTTCTGCAAACTCACTGGTTGCCACTTTATTCATAGGAACTGTTAGAGATTCAGAAATACCTACCGGAAGCATTTGGATAATATCCAGGTCACTTCTTTCGTTTTCACTAAGTCTTACGATGATAGGGTATTTTTTTGCACCATCGTGGATGATCCCGACTTCACGACCACCTAAAGCAATCTCGACAGAATCTAAAACATCTCCTGAAGAAGCACCAAGTGCGGTTAAGACTTCATCCTTAGGAATGATTTTTAAAACTGGTGAAGTTCCGGCCAAATCTTCTTCAACATCTCCGGCACCTCGGACACCTTCAATC contains:
- a CDS encoding MAPEG family protein, with translation MNQNLMYFPCLAMMILTVIVMMRMFVMRVLAVKNKDINITYFKTYNTGDAPRLMLQADRHFVNLFEAPVLFYMVCAFSVITFHVDSKMLWAAWIYVFFRCIHAFIHVTSNKITPRMLAYVGSWIALLYMGLSLGYKLLQAAVS
- a CDS encoding iron-containing redox enzyme family protein; amino-acid sequence: MDKMVDAKMDQLKAALNQSVSMIVNSYENMPWDNKEFYANYIAQTFYYVRHSTRMLATSAGRLSYEQQQNLHLRFLKHLGEEAGHEKLAINDLKALGYTLNDFKELNATRCFYEPQYFKIEHKDPLAIMGYILYLEVLAQNICPPLSKKLTALYGKKTATFLIVHGEEDPHHVEEAQKMLATLPPEALAIITENLEQSSFAFNLMMKEISDSVQLAKWKKAA
- a CDS encoding sensor histidine kinase; protein product: MPRELLFLFGFFAAFVLINFATYLFLHYKMKEKIFRELSTYWILVLVVFLIEGAFPAGKLALSLVFIVNLFPIYIMANFLMRSYGLKLNLRKYTISFFAVIALTLTNYFLGMPFFILSFPVCLLAAFPLMEAIYTTFVIKKGEATFVQQFMASVVFGLGVFCCFHYAFNRLTPGTEVVGYGSAFLNYITASIILPVFAIQELNKEKTERLEHLVRERTAELLASKIQKEKLLRVVVHDISNALQVLILQSSRLSHSEDPKVVEASVRLLKNLDSISEIARHVKEMEYAKTAAIKLAPVTIEECFAEIKDLFGDRFENKNVKLILINKVPNDVVINVDKVTFIHSVASNIISNALKFSYPNSEVVVTAYEEKNQVHFDVQDYGVGMNDKFLSNLFEFESSFTTLGTNGERGTGFGMPLVKNYAEIFGGQVKAFSGQHVDASGTRILVSLPAFPLNDQATSFH
- a CDS encoding DUF4383 domain-containing protein — translated: MQTKNFALIGGLIMLMMGLISFVPAMNVTEGLPPLYINASYGMFLDLFPMNVFNKVALVVFGIGGLMAYFTTKDTLHYSIMFSKLVFWVMGALAILGLFPQTNTLFGYWPLFGFEIIAHGIFAVIGGYYGYIANKEDTFHLPHRMHKI
- a CDS encoding tRNA (adenine(22)-N(1))-methyltransferase TrmK, whose translation is MRLPNPKLTARMKHFIDNALKGQPLWDICCDHGYVGIKALETSQFSEVHFVDQVPHIMERLETLIKQYWRIKPEHKYSLHLLSGEELEMDVHGTMLVAGVGGLTIKTIVSALIENKKLHAKRLLLSPHTDEKVLIQYLDDADFQKIYGVTEKILMPEGKRFRPLYILDLK
- a CDS encoding methyl-accepting chemotaxis protein, translated to MKKSLNFRLLAWAATSIFVVAIFITGYSAYVLKDELFKKATLESKRYAENISASINNKISQTFEVTNSLGKFMAQTKAKSNPMHMTREEVIELMRERFKVTPMMFGLWTGWEPNAFDGRDDLEKDKIPSDKSGRFVPYITRKSDGTFNLEPLLDYDKEGAGDYYLQPKKLLKDTVIPPYAYPVNGQTILMMSLTSPIIVDGIFYGVAGSDIDLSFFQELADTKNLPAGSRILIFDKRGTIVAFSDDKARLLKNIFQETIPAYDAFTIERLQKADEDVLLKDNNLSVLSKIKMLDEEWFVEINIPKAAITGPIYKQIVLQAIIGLVIALFALVIGYILINKITGRIISLADRLKQSAEVTRDGSNTVKDASFQVSSATQEQAAAIQETATTLDEISAMVAKSVDNARTSSELANDSYIIAEEGKNSVLQMRNSMEDIRTNNENVVSQIENSNKEIEGIINVIHNISEKTKVINDIVFQTKLLSFNASVEAARAGENGKGFAVVAEEIGNLAAMSGNSSREINDLLQQSIQSVENTIRLTKEKVEVMISEGQHKVDNGVSVAAKCEQILNQIVKNVSSVKHAMSDVSTAAEEQSKGVSNISDAMNMLDKTTQDNTKTVHQTAEQSEKLFREADNLSEIIFQLEEEVYGKR